The following DNA comes from Musa acuminata AAA Group cultivar baxijiao chromosome BXJ1-4, Cavendish_Baxijiao_AAA, whole genome shotgun sequence.
AGAAAACTATTATTCCCTTGAAAGTTTAATTAAGTAACTCCATTCTAATATTTACCCATTTGCATATATGATTTTGCTTCTTTAACTATAAATTTTGCTTGTACATGTGGATTTGTCAAAACGCAGTTAATTTTCGTTAGTCGATTCAATTGTTTGTTAGCACTTAATTCACATTGTTTATCCTAAAGTATTAATGGTATTTTAATAGATAATTTCTAATTAGTAGTTTAGTTTCTATGGTGTATGAAAAACCGCTTTTTTGATGTAATAATGGTAAAGAAAATTatgataaagaaaagaaaatttaaaatactGAGACCTGCGGGCCGCTCGATCTCATCCGTCTTCGTGCAGATCAAAAGATTTTTCAGAAGACAGGagcgagggagagggagagggagaaggaaaagggCGTAACTCCTAGATCTGATGCGCTTATGAGCCTCCGCCAACGCCCCACCCGGCCCGGCCCGGGCGCCACCCATGGCCCCGGCGCCGGTCCCGCGGCGCCGCCCCGCACCGCGGCCGCGCCGCCTGTCGCCGGAGAGGGGGAGGATGAGGTCTACAACATCATCCCCATCCACAACCTCCTCGCGGATCACCCGTCGCTCCTCTTCCCCGAGGTGCGCGCTGCCATGGCGGCCCTACGCACCGTCGGGGAGCTCCGTAAGCCGCCCTTCTCCCGGTGGCACGACGGCCTCGACCTCCTCGACTGGCTCGGCGCCTTCTTCGGCTTCCAGCGCGACAACGTCCGCAACCAGCGGGAGcatctcgtcctcctcctcgccaACGCCCAGATGCGCCTCCAGCCGCCGCCGGACAACATCGACGTCCTCGACCATTCCGTCGTGCGCCGCGTTCGCAAGAAGCTCCTCCACAGCTACACCTCTTGGTGCGCCTACCTCGGCCGGAAATCCAATGTCTGGATCTCGGACTCCGGCCTCCGCCGCGTCGCCACCGACCCCCGCCGCGAGCTCCTCTACGCCGCCCTCTATCTCCTCATTTGGGGCGAGGCCGCCAACCTCCGCTTTGTCCCCGAGTGCCTCTCCTACATCTTTCACCACATGGCCATGGACCTCAACCGCATCCTCGAGGACTACATCGACGACGCCACCGGGCAGCCCGCTCTCCCCGCCATCTCCGGTGAGAACGCCTTCCTCGCCCGCGTCGTCACCCCCATCTACGATACCATCAAGCGCGAGGTCGACGCCAGCCACAACGGCACCGCCCCCCACTCCGCCTGGCGCAACTACGACGACATCAACGAGTACTTCTGGAGCAACCATTGCTTCGACCGCCTCCGCTGGCCGCTCGACCGCTCCAAGAACTTCTTCGCGACGCCGCCCACGAAGAACCGCGTGGGAAAGACGGGCTTCGTGGAGCAGCGCTCCTTCTGGAACCTCTACCGCAGCTTCGATCGCCTCTGGGTCGTGCTCATCCTCTTCCTTCAGGCGGCCATCCTCGTGGCGTGGCATGGAGACACGTACCCGTGGCAGAATCTCCAGACTCGCGACGCCCAGGTACGCGTCCTGACCATCTTCATCACCTGGGCCGGCCTCCGCCTCCTCCAGTCCCTCCTCGATGCCGGCACCCAGTACGGCCTCGTGTCGCGTGACGCCAAGTTGCTCGGTGTGCGGATGGTGCTCAAGAGCCTCGCCGCTGCGGCGTGGACTGTTGCATTCGCCGTCCTCTATTCCCGGATCTGGGACCAGCGCAACCGCGACCGGCGGTGGTCGACGGCTGCAAACCAGCGGCTGGTGAACTTTTTGGAAGCCGCTGCTGTGTTTGTCCTCCCGGAGCTGCTCGCCATCGTGCTCTTCATCATCCCTTGGCTCCGCAACTTCCTCGAGAAGACCAATTGGAGGATTTTCTACATCCTGACTTGGTGGTTCCAGAGCCGTACCTTTGTTGGTAGAGGACTGAGGGAAGGTCTATTCGACAATGTCAAGTACTCTCTGTTCTGGGTCGTGCTCCTTGCTGTGAAATTCTCCTTCAGTTACTTCCTGCAGATCAAGCCTATGGTCACCCCGACCAAAGCCATACTCCGCCTTCAAAACGTCCAATATGAGTGGCATGAGTTCTTCTCTCGTACAAACCGGTTTGCGGTGTTCATCTTGTGGCTACCTGTCATCCTGATCTATCTAATGGACATCCAGATCTGGTACTCAATCTTCTCTTCATTGGTCGGGGCGCTGGTTGGCCTGTTTGCGCATCTTGGGGAGATTCGTGATGTGCAACAGCTGAGGCTGAGGTTTCAGTTCTTCGCTAGTGCAATGCAGTTCAATCTGCTGCCAGAGGAGCAGCTATTCCAGGAGCATGGTACACTGAGGAGTAAGTTCAGGGATGCTGTCAACCGGCTGAAGCTGAGGTATGGCTTGGGGCGCCCATACAAGAAGATCGAATCGAATCAAGTGGGTCCCAGCAGGTTTGCATTGATATGGAATGAGATTATTCAGACATTCAGAGAGGAGGATATTTTGAGCGACCGTGAAGTGGAGCTTCTTGAGCTTCCACCCTATACATGGAATATCCGGGTGATCAGGTGGCCATGCTTGTTACTCTGCAATGAGCTGTTACTTGCACTCGGCCAGGCAAAGGAACTGAAGGCTGATGACAGAAAACACTGGAGAAAGATTTGCAAGAATGAGTATCGCCGCTGTGCAGTCATAGAGGCCTATGACAGTGTCAAGTACTTTCTGCTGGAGATCATCAAGGAGGGAACTGAGGAGCACTCCATTGTTGCTGGATTGTTCGAGGAGTTTGATAGTTGCATTCGGGTTGAGAAGTTCTCGGTGGAATATACTATGGGTGTTTTGCAGAGTATCTATGACAAACTGGTTGTCCTACTGGGTACATTAGTCAAGCCAAATAGGAATAAGAACAAAGTGGTCAACACATTGCAGACCCTCTATGACATAGCTACCCGCGACTTTCCTAAGAACAAGAAGAGCATAGAGCAACTTAAAGATGCAGGGTTGGCACCAACCGGGTCAAGCGGTCTGCTATTTGAGAATGCTGTTGAATTGCCCAGTGCAGAAAATGAGAACTTCTACAAGCAGGTAAGGCGGCTGCATACAATTCTTACATCCAAGGATTCCATGAATAATGTTCCAAAGAATCTGGAGGCCCGAAGGCGTATTGCTTTCTTCAGCAACTCATTGTTCATGAACATGCCACGAGCTCCGCAGGTTGAGAAGATGAGGGCCTTCAGTGTTCTGACTCCATATTACAACGAGGAAATTTTGTACAGCAAGGAGCAGCTTCAGTCAGAGAATGAAGATGGCATCTCTATCATATTCTATTTGCAGAAGATTTACGAAGATGATTGGTCAAACTTTTTGGAACGTATGCGGAGAGAAGGAATGACTGATGAAGAGGAGCTATGGGGTAAAAGGTCGAGGGATCTTCGGCTTTGGGCCTCATATAGGGGTCAGACGTTATCACGCACTGTGCGAGGGATGATGTACTACTACAGGGCTCTCAAGATGCTTACCTTTCTTGATTCTGCTTCTGAGATTGACATAAGGGAGGGGTCGAGGGAGCTACATTCAGTTGGTTCATCAAAGAGGCAGAAAACTGAATTAGATGATTCAGAGGATGGTGGCAAGTCGCCATCACGAAGCCTGAGCAGAGCTAGCAGTGGCGTCAGCTTGCTGTTTAAAGGCCATGAGCATGGAACTGCCCTAATGAAGTATACTTATGTTGTTGCCTGCCAGATTTATGGGAACCAGAAAGCAAAGAATGATCCACGTGCCAATgatattttgtatctaatgaagaaCAATGAGGCCCTTCGTGTGGCGTATGTTGATGAAGTGAAGTCAGGCAGAGATGAAGTGGCCTATTATTCAGTTCTTGTAAAGTATGATCAGCAATTGCAGAAAGAGGTGGAGATATACCGGGTCAGGTTGCCTGGGCCACTGAAGCTTGGAGAAGGCAAGCCAGAGAATCAGAACCATGCCTCCATATTTACGAGGGGTGATGCAGTTCAGACGATTGACATGAATCAAGACAACTACTTTGAAGAGGCCCTCAAAATGCGCAATCTGTTGGAGGAGTATTCCTACAAGTATGGTTCTCGGAAACCGACAATCTTGGGAGTCCGAGAACATGTTTTTACTGGTTCTGTCTCTTCCCTTGCTTGGTTCATGTCTGCTCAGGAGACAAGCTTTGTCACACTTGGACAGCGGGTTTTGGCAAACCCTTTAAAGGTTCGTATGCATTATGGCCATCCTGATGTCTTTGATCGCCTTTGGTTTCTGAGTCGAGGTGGCATTAGCAAAGCTTCCAGGGTCATTAACATTAGCGAGGACATATTTGCAGGCTTTAATTGTACACTTCGTGGTGGTAATGTTACCCACCACGAATATATCCAAGTGGGTAAAGGACGGGACGTAGGCTTGAATCAGATATCTATGTTTGAAGCCAAGGTTGCTAGTGGCAATGGTGAACAGACCTTAAGCAGAGATGTTTATAGGTTGGGTCATAGGTTGGACTTCTTTCGAATGCTCTCTTTCTTCTACACAACTGTGGGGTTCTACTTTAACACCATGATGGTGGTACTGACTGTTTATGCATTTGTTTGGGGACGACTTTATCTGGCTCTTAGTGGTCTTGAGAATTCTATCAGTAACAATGCTGACTCTACGAATAATGCAGCTCTGGTTACTGTTCTTAACCAGCAGTTCATTATCCAGCTAGGCCTTTTCACAGCCTTGCCAATGATTATAGAAAACTCCCTAGAGCATGGCTTTCTTCCTGCAATATGGGACTTCTTCACAATGCAGCTCCAGCTTGCATCCATGTTCTATACCTTCTCTATGGGAACTAAGACCCATTATTATGGGCGTACAATCCTTCATGGTGGTGCAAAGTATCGTGCTACAGGACGTGGTTTTGTTGTCGAGCACAAGAAATTCGCTGAGAATTATAGACTCTATGCGCGTAGCCACTTTATCAAAGCAATAGAACTTGGATTAATATTGACTGTTTATGCTTCTTATAGTGCTATTGCAAAGAACACTTTTGTATACATAGTGCTGACAATCTCGAGCTGGTTTCTGGTAGTATCATGGATCATGGCTCCATTTGCATTCAACCCATCTGGTTTTGATTGGTTGAAAACTGTTTATGACTTTGATGATTTCATGAACTGGATTTGGCATCCTAGTCGCATTTCTGCAACATCTGATCAGTCTTGGGAGAAATGGTGGAATGAAGAAAATGACCACCTTCGGACAACTGGTCTTTGGGGAAAGCTACTGGAGGTAGTATTAGATCTCCGATATTTCTTTTTCCAATACGGTATCGTATACCAGCTAAATATTGCCAGTGGGAGCCACAGTGTTTCTGTGTATCTGCTTTCATGGATTGGTATTGTTGCAGCTGTTGGGATTTTTGTTGTTGTGGATTATGCCCGAGACAGATATGCTGCAAAGGAACATATTACATATCGTGCCATCCAATCCTTCGTAATAGTCTTTGTGATACTTGTGATCGTTTTGTTGTTCGAGTTCACATCCTTTGAGTTTATTGATATCTTTACAAGCCTGTTGGCATTTATTCCAACCGGTTGGGGTCTAATATTAATTGCTCAAGTGATCAAACCATTTATTGAATCCACTGCTCTATGGGAAACTGTGGTTTCCATGGCTCGGTTCTATGACATCTTGTTTGGGGTGATTGTGATGGCACCAGTGGCATTTTTGTCCTGGATGCCTGGTTTCCAGGAAATGCAGACGAGGATTCTCTTTAATGAAGCATTCAGTCGAGGTCTCCAGATATCACGAATTCTTACTGGGAAAAAACAGGACACAATTTGAGGTACTTCATATTTGCGTTGTATGTGTTTTTTTGCTGTTCCATGTAATCTTTTTATTATGCATATGCCTAAATGCAAAAAACATTTGTAAGTTGGTCAGGTACAAGGTTATTTTGGATCTCTGTTCAGAATAATACCATTTGCAAATTggttttttttgttgttctctttttctcTGACATGAAAACTTAGAAAATTACCTATTCTATATAGAACAAGGTAGAAAACCTTCTGAATCTACTTGCATAGTTGTCCATGACTACTGAGACCACTGAAACTGAGTCTTGACTTCTTGTTAAAGCTAGAAGctttagtttttttctttttaaagttaTTACTAGGTTCAGAAGTCATTGCTAGTTCATCTAATTGAATCAGCcggtattcatgttgtctttcttTAGACCATGACTATGCAGTTCTCCTTGACACTTTGTTAATTTTTACTGTACTAGTATCACACCTCTGATATGATAATTAAATCTACTGTATGATGAGGATTTTCTTACTGGTAACTACAAATATTGATTGTTCGATTTTCATATTTTCTCATTGTGAAAAATTTAATGAACTGGCAACCATTTGAGTGCAAGATTACTTTTTTCCATTACTTgcaccttcttttttttcttttttattattgcaaaaaaataaaaaaagagggcTTCCACATATCTGGAGCACCTAGTTGTCTTGGTTGAATCGGGTTTCAAAGGTTGCTTTACTTGATTCCAAGTCAAGTTTTGAACCTTGGCATGATGAATTCAGTTGCTTAATTCTCTTCAGACCATTGAAAGAGTTGGTGCCACTACAGAATATAGTAGCCTTGGTACCTTGGTTGCAGGTTCTTATATTGCCAGTAGTTTGTTGAAAAATAAATTCTCTTGATCTTTTGGGTTGTTACTGAAATTATTTCTTGCCACACTGTTGTGGTATCTAAGAATCAAGACACAGATTCTGATTGATTTTAAATAAGGTTTCAATCTAATAAAAAAGGCATTATAAATTATCTCATTCATATCTTTCCCAAAAGATGGATTGCCTCAGAACCATTTCTGTTTTTTTACCAAATCAGTTATCTCGATAtgtttttttttggttttatCCTATATTCTGTTGTATTTTATAGATTGGCATCCACCCTTATCCTGCACAAATTGATCATAAACCCTTTTTTATGAAATTTGTCTATGCAAGCATGTTAAAAGCTTACTCTGTTAAATAACTTCCGTCACATTACCTTTTCCTACCCATATAGGGGTATCAGATGGCTCACAACTCAAAACCAGTACTTTTCCATCAATAGATATCTTAACAAAATTTTATTGAGTTTGTATATTGTCAACCTTTTAAAGCAGGCATCAATCAAGAACTCAAATGCCCATCTATACCACATTTTTGTTGTTGGCAGATGGGTATGTTCCGTTAGTTCAGACTGGTCTACTATTATTCTGGCACAAGCAACTGTCACcaattaaaaagagaaaaaaaaaatcaggtaaACACCAAAGGGACAACATGGGTAAGAAATGGAGCTCTGTGATAAGTAAATTATACATCAGGAACAGATCCTTACCAGATTGGATTACAGAGTATGCATCTGAGAAGTCGCTTTGTGACATACTTGGGATGCTAGTGATCGTGATGTTTGACTCTACCTGTTGGTAAGTGATACTAGCTAATCACGTGTAGCTTCATCAAGTCATTAGTGGAGTCGGTAATAATTGGATCTGCACTAGATAGAAACAGTATAGTTGGGATTGACAGGATTAATCAAATCAAATTGATGTGATTATGATTTGTCAGGAAAATAACTCAAAAGaaccaaaaaaattaaaatggtgaaataatatagaaataaaaCAAAAATGAGAAATGCAAACATTATGTTCTTAAAGTATAATTGAGATTTCAGAAAGCTTCTGTATGATTTTGCATTCTTGATATCATGAATTATTGATACGGAAAAGGTTTCATGCAGGTATATATCATGATCATGCTTGGTTACCGGAGATACTCCTGAACGGCTAGCGGTCTCTGTTTCTTGCAGGTGGAAACACCTGCGGTCTTTGTTATTTGTTGCTTTTGTATCTTATCGAGCTGGTATTCCCTTGGATTGGATGGTGTGTCTCTCATTTGGAACTTGACATCTCTGTTCTAATAGGCTTTCCTTGGCAAAGATCTGGAAAAATTGAGAATTATTAGACTAATGAAGCTACGATGTGGGTgttgatattttttattcataacGTTCCCTggagcttttctttcttttctttcagttATCTCGGTTTCTATCTATGAACACACGTCTTTCCCTGAGGACCTCGAGATTAGGATCCACCAAGTTCTGCTAAAGTACACTCATTCTAGCAAGTGGCAGGCAATTTTCTGATGACGGGGCTTCCCATGCACCGATTAAGTCCCACTCCTGTATGTTGCAACAAGTCGATAAGCAAGATGTTTTCAGTTCAGTGTTTGTGCAGCCAAGTTTGATGATGGGCAGCGAAACAGAATGCTTACTGTTGGGTGTTAGAGACTTCTCTTCTAGGATGCTTATGCATTGTAATTAATCTCTATttgagtttctttggcttatttaATCTCTTGTTTATATCAGACTTTATGCTTTGTAATTAATCTCTATttgagtttctttggcttatctaATCTCTTGTTTATACTAGGCCTTAAAACAGCTGCAGCATTGGGTAGTGGTTACTAATTCGACTTGCTCATCGTCTGGTGTCACACCGTGGATGATGGATGACAAGGTGATGAATACCAGTCAGATCAGTGGGTATCAATTGATATCCATCAGTCTGATTAGATACTAGTGTTGAAATGTAGTGTTTGATGCCGGTACATGTAATGCAGTTTATATTTATGAACGCAAGTCGGTGTTATCACCCTTTCAAGTCTTGGATGATGCTAGTGAGTTATGGATACTATAATTCTCTGGATGTTACTGACGCAATCGAGTTGTTCTTTACACATTACTAGCTGTTGAAACAGGATGGTTGAAATGAAAAATCAATCTTTATGGGCTGTAGCACATTTTGGAGTTGGAGATCAGTTTTCCTCCCTTCTATACGGCTGGTTTGAAAACTATTGTGCCTTGAGAATTTATTGTGAAAAGGTCAGTAAAGAATGAATGACCTGATGTTTGCTCCACGCTACGTGGTGGTGGCTTCCATCAAAGTGAGGCCAATTTGATGAACTAAATCTAAGTTTGGTGCTTTGTAATTTACCTTTCCAACGGTAAAATTATATGGTGTAGAGATATATAGATGTTACGGTCAGAAAAAAGTTACCGGCATCCACTTTGACCACATGCCATGATTCCCTTGCATCATCTCCTCTACCACCACTCTCCCGATAAAGAGTAGATAGAATCCAAGAATTTGTTTATCAAAGAGGCCTCCTCCCCACCATGAACTTATCATCTCCTCTATCATGAGCACTCTCTGACTAGAGCATCAGATGACCCCTACTGCCCCCATTTTGTTTCGTGGGTTTCGCTCGAAGACGGGACTTCACTTTCATCATTTGTTAGGCATGACAAAACTTCCCGTCTTTGGATAAACAGTCTCAAATAGTCGAGATGTTCTCGCTTGTAGAACAcacatatataaattttatattcttGTTATTATGGTTAAGCTAATTAACATTCGACTattaattaaatttttaaataatattatatatttaaatattgattatgatttataatcaaaataaattacatacatacatacatacacatacacacacagatACGTCCACACTAGCACTAATCCTAGTGCATCCGGTGTTTCGTTTCGTTTCTGCGAGAAAACAGAGCTACTACCGTCAAAACTTTTAAGATTGTATTGTCACAGAATAAACAAGCAATCTTGTACCAAGGACATTAAGGGAGTTTACATTTGTCCAATTTGATCTCTATTCTGAGATGTAGGGAAGAAACTTATACCGAGAATGCCTCAAGATAACGCTTATCAGTCTTGTACCAAGTTTTCCACAGTCTGGCACCTTCAGCCATTGAAGACAGCTACTGTTTGACACAAGAAATCTAAACATGATTGTCGAGAGAATTATGCTCTAACCAACTAGAATTTTTGATATTCCATCTATCAGCTTATCTGATCACCAAAAAGAGTGGAGAGGAGCAGATCTTGCATAAAAGTTGCTCTGATTGTCGCCTGCTTTCGCCGTTGTTCCCTTTGCTCTTGTGTCAATGAGGAGTTCAAACTgtaatgaaaagaaattagatcaTAGTTAATAATCTTGCTAATTTTCTAAAAATCCCTTGTCTATTTCTCATATTATCAAAACCCAATGATCTTTTGCAGGTACCACCAGCAACTACCGAGAATTGCAAGATCTTTAATGTTAGCTTTCCAAAACTAGTGCACTTCTTTGGGTTTATTCACATAATAATCTGACGGGCCAGAACTTATGCATATTACAagtaaagcataaacaaaatcatgACCGATGTCCTCATTCTTCATGCTAATTATTTTCGTAAATGGCATTTTGAAGATGAAATGAATTTGGCTGTTAGCTATCTCAGCTGATGGCTGCATTTGTACATGCATCCAATATATAAGCTAGTAAGTGGATGGTTTCTGTTGGCACCACAGAATAAAAAAAAGAGGATGCCAACATACACAATTCATAAATCCAACAGTTCACAATATGTCACATCagtaagaagaaccaaaaagaccATAATATGATGGATACCAGAGGAAAAAAAATGATGAGATTTGGTGGTTATATTATGACAAAGAACGAGCCATGAAGCCTTTGGGAGCAAATAATAAATTCTAACTTTAGGTTAGTCTTATGGGTGAGTTTGGTATAATGGTAAGATTGCTCAATTGCGGCCTAGGAAATGAGGGTTCAAGCCATGTAACCGGTCTCTCTATATTTAGAAGGTTGTGTACGATGGTCCTTGCATTGGCGAAAACCTCATGTGCTGAGTACAACTCTTTGGTCTAGGTTACTCCTAATGCATCATACAAGGTCATGTCTATGTGCACAGCATTTAAACTCATCACCATAAATGCACTTTCCAAAGAAATGGGAAAGACTTGCTTTTGGGACCTATAAAAAAAGAAACCATAGCAAGAACGTctgttatttataatttttagttCTTTCTaaatgatggaacaaatttctgcAGGATGATTTCCCTATGTGAATTAACCAGCATGTCCTGGTTTTGTCATTTGATGCACATAAGAGGCATCAAGAATTATCATAAAGGTTGTTCTAGCTAGCATGCTTTTGTGCAGTTTGATAAAATGATCTTAACAATTAATCACTCCACATGACCTTATCCATTAAGTCGTGCAAATTCTATATGCTTTAATCTGTCTAAGTTCTATTCCGTGGACACATAGGCAATCGGATCTCTTAATTGGACCTTCTATACTGTTAAGGCACATAAATATCTGTCAGCTTACTGTAAGACTTGTACAATTTTTGCATTTGCTCTGCTGCCATTCAACAATGAATTATTAACAACAGATCTaccaagtgcataaaataagacaAGGGGAAATGCTAGGCAATTGATTTGACATATATCCATTTCTTACTGCTTACTAGTTAAGAAAGGAGTTTCTCATTGTAGATACAGTATGACCTTTCTATCAGGTAGCATAGATGGGACAACTACTTTAAATTCAAGTACCATTTATCACAATATCTATCATATATTCCTTCCCAAACTTCTGAGTCGTAGAGGAAGTACAAAGCTAGCTCCAACTCTGAATTTTGTAACTGTCTTGCTAATGTCAGAAGTTCTAAATATCTTCGTTCATAACCTAAatttcctcctttaatttgtgctAGAAAATATATTGCTAACAGACCAGAAATCTTGTCAAGAATAATCAATCCTTCAAATAAACAGACCAAATTACATTCATGAAACAGGAAAGATAAATGTAACCATTACCTTGATTTCCAAGCAGGAACATGTGATTCTTTTTTTCTATATAAGCTCTCATCAGCGATACGTTTCAAAGTTTCATCTGTGTCAGATGTTGGAAAATtcagaagaagtgatgaaagaaaGGAATCAGCTGTGATGTTTGATTCTTCATTGTTGTTAGATCTGTAACCAGCACTTCCCAAAAGCACCTGCAGATGAGCCTCTCGAAGGTCCCTCCTCAGAAGAGAGAGTGTCTGACTGCTAGGCATGGCAAATCTATGAAATCTTTGACGTCGCTGC
Coding sequences within:
- the LOC103980372 gene encoding callose synthase 12 isoform X2; this translates as MSLRQRPTRPGPGATHGPGAGPAAPPRTAAAPPVAGEGEDEVYNIIPIHNLLADHPSLLFPEVRAAMAALRTVGELRKPPFSRWHDGLDLLDWLGAFFGFQRDNVRNQREHLVLLLANAQMRLQPPPDNIDVLDHSVVRRVRKKLLHSYTSWCAYLGRKSNVWISDSGLRRVATDPRRELLYAALYLLIWGEAANLRFVPECLSYIFHHMAMDLNRILEDYIDDATGQPALPAISGENAFLARVVTPIYDTIKREVDASHNGTAPHSAWRNYDDINEYFWSNHCFDRLRWPLDRSKNFFATPPTKNRVGKTGFVEQRSFWNLYRSFDRLWVVLILFLQAAILVAWHGDTYPWQNLQTRDAQVRVLTIFITWAGLRLLQSLLDAGTQYGLVSRDAKLLGVRMVLKSLAAAAWTVAFAVLYSRIWDQRNRDRRWSTAANQRLVNFLEAAAVFVLPELLAIVLFIIPWLRNFLEKTNWRIFYILTWWFQSRTFVGRGLREGLFDNVKYSLFWVVLLAVKFSFSYFLQIKPMVTPTKAILRLQNVQYEWHEFFSRTNRFAVFILWLPVILIYLMDIQIWYSIFSSLVGALVGLFAHLGEIRDVQQLRLRFQFFASAMQFNLLPEEQLFQEHGTLRSKFRDAVNRLKLRYGLGRPYKKIESNQVGPSRFALIWNEIIQTFREEDILSDREVELLELPPYTWNIRVIRWPCLLLCNELLLALGQAKELKADDRKHWRKICKNEYRRCAVIEAYDSVKYFLLEIIKEGTEEHSIVAGLFEEFDSCIRVEKFSVEYTMGVLQSIYDKLVVLLGTLVKPNRNKNKVVNTLQTLYDIATRDFPKNKKSIEQLKDAGLAPTGSSGLLFENAVELPSAENENFYKQVRRLHTILTSKDSMNNVPKNLEARRRIAFFSNSLFMNMPRAPQVEKMRAFSVLTPYYNEEILYSKEQLQSENEDGISIIFYLQKIYEDDWSNFLERMRREGMTDEEELWGKRSRDLRLWASYRGQTLSRTVRGMMYYYRALKMLTFLDSASEIDIREGSRELHSVGSSKRQKTELDDSEDGGKSPSRSLSRASSGVSLLFKGHEHGTALMKYTYVVACQIYGNQKAKNDPRANDILYLMKNNEALRVAYVDEVKSGRDEVAYYSVLVKYDQQLQKEVEIYRVRLPGPLKLGEGKPENQNHASIFTRGDAVQTIDMNQDNYFEEALKMRNLLEEYSYKYGSRKPTILGVREHVFTGSVSSLAWFMSAQETSFVTLGQRVLANPLKALIVHFVVVMLPTTNISKWVKDGT
- the LOC103980372 gene encoding callose synthase 12 isoform X1, which encodes MSLRQRPTRPGPGATHGPGAGPAAPPRTAAAPPVAGEGEDEVYNIIPIHNLLADHPSLLFPEVRAAMAALRTVGELRKPPFSRWHDGLDLLDWLGAFFGFQRDNVRNQREHLVLLLANAQMRLQPPPDNIDVLDHSVVRRVRKKLLHSYTSWCAYLGRKSNVWISDSGLRRVATDPRRELLYAALYLLIWGEAANLRFVPECLSYIFHHMAMDLNRILEDYIDDATGQPALPAISGENAFLARVVTPIYDTIKREVDASHNGTAPHSAWRNYDDINEYFWSNHCFDRLRWPLDRSKNFFATPPTKNRVGKTGFVEQRSFWNLYRSFDRLWVVLILFLQAAILVAWHGDTYPWQNLQTRDAQVRVLTIFITWAGLRLLQSLLDAGTQYGLVSRDAKLLGVRMVLKSLAAAAWTVAFAVLYSRIWDQRNRDRRWSTAANQRLVNFLEAAAVFVLPELLAIVLFIIPWLRNFLEKTNWRIFYILTWWFQSRTFVGRGLREGLFDNVKYSLFWVVLLAVKFSFSYFLQIKPMVTPTKAILRLQNVQYEWHEFFSRTNRFAVFILWLPVILIYLMDIQIWYSIFSSLVGALVGLFAHLGEIRDVQQLRLRFQFFASAMQFNLLPEEQLFQEHGTLRSKFRDAVNRLKLRYGLGRPYKKIESNQVGPSRFALIWNEIIQTFREEDILSDREVELLELPPYTWNIRVIRWPCLLLCNELLLALGQAKELKADDRKHWRKICKNEYRRCAVIEAYDSVKYFLLEIIKEGTEEHSIVAGLFEEFDSCIRVEKFSVEYTMGVLQSIYDKLVVLLGTLVKPNRNKNKVVNTLQTLYDIATRDFPKNKKSIEQLKDAGLAPTGSSGLLFENAVELPSAENENFYKQVRRLHTILTSKDSMNNVPKNLEARRRIAFFSNSLFMNMPRAPQVEKMRAFSVLTPYYNEEILYSKEQLQSENEDGISIIFYLQKIYEDDWSNFLERMRREGMTDEEELWGKRSRDLRLWASYRGQTLSRTVRGMMYYYRALKMLTFLDSASEIDIREGSRELHSVGSSKRQKTELDDSEDGGKSPSRSLSRASSGVSLLFKGHEHGTALMKYTYVVACQIYGNQKAKNDPRANDILYLMKNNEALRVAYVDEVKSGRDEVAYYSVLVKYDQQLQKEVEIYRVRLPGPLKLGEGKPENQNHASIFTRGDAVQTIDMNQDNYFEEALKMRNLLEEYSYKYGSRKPTILGVREHVFTGSVSSLAWFMSAQETSFVTLGQRVLANPLKVRMHYGHPDVFDRLWFLSRGGISKASRVINISEDIFAGFNCTLRGGNVTHHEYIQVGKGRDVGLNQISMFEAKVASGNGEQTLSRDVYRLGHRLDFFRMLSFFYTTVGFYFNTMMVVLTVYAFVWGRLYLALSGLENSISNNADSTNNAALVTVLNQQFIIQLGLFTALPMIIENSLEHGFLPAIWDFFTMQLQLASMFYTFSMGTKTHYYGRTILHGGAKYRATGRGFVVEHKKFAENYRLYARSHFIKAIELGLILTVYASYSAIAKNTFVYIVLTISSWFLVVSWIMAPFAFNPSGFDWLKTVYDFDDFMNWIWHPSRISATSDQSWEKWWNEENDHLRTTGLWGKLLEVVLDLRYFFFQYGIVYQLNIASGSHSVSVYLLSWIGIVAAVGIFVVVDYARDRYAAKEHITYRAIQSFVIVFVILVIVLLFEFTSFEFIDIFTSLLAFIPTGWGLILIAQVIKPFIESTALWETVVSMARFYDILFGVIVMAPVAFLSWMPGFQEMQTRILFNEAFSRGLQISRILTGKKQDTI